Proteins co-encoded in one Papaver somniferum cultivar HN1 chromosome 5, ASM357369v1, whole genome shotgun sequence genomic window:
- the LOC113282082 gene encoding uncharacterized protein LOC113282082 — MSPQSTLNTSKALEGVHGVHLVPHAPFTIEENFSRSCAEANQTLLMKNIWKQRPACLRPVHCCSLQGDRTLAETVVNVLTSLPFIVLGMQAPRKNWSTKLYANSLIGVGVASSLYHSSRGELRKYLRWADYTMIATTTVCLSRAIRNENPKYLMAASALFLPIQPLMVSVVHTGMMEVAFAKRALTDPDLRMAHNVHKMSSLLGGLLFIADDYFPSTPYIHAAWHLAAAVGVSTCNKLLE, encoded by the exons ATGAGTCCTCAGAGTACATTAAATACTAGTAAAGCCCTTGAAGGGGTTCATGGGGTTCATTTGGTGCCCCATGCACCTTTCACAATTGAAGAGAATTTCAGTCGGTCGTGTGCTGAAGCTAATCAGACTCTATTAATGAA AAACATATGGAAGCAGAGACCAGCATGCCTGAGGCCAGTACATTGTTGTAGTCTTCAAG GTGATCGAACCCTCGCAGAAACTGTTGTGAATGTACTCACGTCGCTTCCTTTTATTGTCCTCGGGATGCAGGCCCCAAG GAAAAATTGGAGTACTAAACTTTATGCTAATTCATTAATTGGAGTTGGTGTGGCCTCAAGTCTGTACCATTCGTCAAGAGGAGAGTTGCGGAAGTACTTGAGATGGGCCGATTATACAATGATAGCCACCACAACTGTT TGTCTTTCTAGAGCAATCAGGAACGAAAATCCTAAATATCTGATGGCTGCGTCTGCACTTTTTCTACCTATCCAACCTTTAATGGTTTCCGTTGTTCACACTGGCATGATGGAG GTAGCTTTTGCAAAGAGAGCATTAACTGATCCAGATTTAAGGATGGCCCACAATGTACACAAAATGTCGTCACTCTTGGGAGGTCTGCTTTTTATTGCGGATGATTATTTCCCGAGTACTCCATATATTCATGCCGCTTGGCATCTTGCTGCGGCTGTTGGTGTTAGTACCTGCAATAAGCTTCTTGAGTAA
- the LOC113279248 gene encoding uncharacterized protein LOC113279248, translating into MNEEVLSTTPLWRYVTKKDKVKGGGNWNFVCNHCQVPYSGSYSRVKAHLLKIPGSGIRICPKVREHKLQEMKQLSDEAEARAKASKFKSVPLPTCGSGSGSSFASNSSSLVEDPRKKKRGVESPIEKLYNAARREEMDSIIARLFYAAGLPFHLARCPYYKVAFNLATSDSKSIQGYIPPGYNKLRTTLLRKEREHVEKELEPIKSTWKEKGVSIVTDGWTDEQRRPLMNFMAVSEAGAMFIKAVNTQGSVKDKEYISKLIIETITEVGHQNVVQVITDNAPVCKSAGLLVEGQFKHIFWTPCVVHTLNLALKNICHPRDIRTNVLVYEGCAWISEIIAEVVLIRNFITKHSMRLAMFNEHVELKLFTLAETRFASSIIMLQRFKDVKQGLRNLVICNQWSSYKDDDPNQALFIKEKLLDDDWWNTLQYVIDFTKPIIEMLRLCDTDEPCLHLVYERWDRMIDEVKSIIHRHEGLQEYDISPFHMVVDGILTDRWSKSSTPLHSLAHSLNPRYYSRQWLDERPGRVPPHRDLLIAGQRLKCFERYYDADELRENLQMQIP; encoded by the exons ATGAACGAAGAGGTTTTAAGCACTACTCCGCTATGGAGATATGTGACTAAGAAGGATAAAGTTAAAGGTGGTGGTAATTGGAATTTTGTATGTAACCACTGTCAAGTTCCATATTCGGGTTCATATTCAAGAGTGAAAGCACATTTGTTAAAGATTCCAGGCTCTGGAATTAGAATATGTCCAAAGGTCAGAGAACATAAACTTCAGGAAATGAAACAATTGAGTGATGAAGCTGAGGCCAGAGCAAAAGCATCTAAGTTTAAAAGTGTGCCTCTGCCAACATGTGGATCAGGTAGTGGTTCTTCTTTTGCGTCAAATTCTTCATCACTTGTTGAAGATCCTAGGAAGAAGAAAAGAGGGGTTGAGAGCCCAATAGAGAAATTGTATAATGCTGCCAGACGTGAAGAAATGGATAGCATAATTGCACGGTTGTTTTATGCAGCTGGCTTGCCGTTCCATCTTGCTAGGTGTCCATATTATAAAGTTGCATTTAATTTGGCTACATCAGATAGTAAAagcattcaaggttatattccgCCGGGTTATAATAAACTAAGAACAACTCTTTTACGGAAGGAAAGAGAACATGTTGAGAAAGAGCTAGAACCAATTAAGAGCACTTGGAAAGAAAAAGGTGTGAGTATTGTGACTGATGGATGGACCGACGAACAACGAAGACCCCTCATGAACTTTATGGCTGTTTCAGAGGCTGGTGCAATGTTTATTAAAGCAGTCAACACTCAAGGGTCAGTGAAGGACAAAGAGTACATTTCTAAGTTGATCATTGAGACAATTACGGAAGTTGGGCATCAGAATGTTGTGCAAGTAATCACGGACAATGCACCAGTTTGTAAGAGTGCAGGGCTACTTGTAGAAGGTCAGTTTAAACACATTTTTTGGACTCCATGTGTAGTCCACACACTAAACCTTGCTTTAAAGAATATATGTCATCCGAGAGATATTCGAACTAATGTTTTAGTATATGAAGGGTGTGCTTGGATTAGTGAAATTATTGCTGAGGTGGTACTGATCAGAAACTTCATCACTaaacattccatgagattagccatGTTTAATGAACATGTGGAGTTAAAATTATTCACACTTGCAGAGACACGTTTTGCCTCTAGTATTATAATGCTTCAAAGATTTAAAGATGTGAAGCAAGGACTCCGTAACTTGGTAATTTGCAATCAATGGTCATCATATAAAGATGATGATCCTAATCAAGCATTGTTTATAAAAGAGAAGTTGTTGGATGATGATTGGTGGAACACTTTGCAGTAtgttattgattttacaaaacctATCATAGAAATGCTTAGATTATGCGACACAGACGAGCCTTGTCTTCACTTGGTTTATGAAAGGTGGGATCGAATGATAGATGAGGTAAAGAGCATTATACATCGCCACGAGGGCTTACAAGAATATGATATTTCACCATTTCATATGGTGGTGGACGGGATTTTAACAGATCGTTGGAGTAAAAGTAGCACACCGCTTCACTCTTTGGCACATTCATTGAACCCAAG gtaTTATAGTCGTCAGTGGCTTGATGAACGTCCAGGGCGTGTTCCACCACATAGAGATCTTTTGATTGCAGGTCAAAGATTGAAGTGTTTCGAGAGGTATTACGATGCGGATGAGTTAAGAGAA AATTTGCAAATGCAAATACCATAA